Within the Candidatus Rokuibacteriota bacterium genome, the region GCCCACCGCGTTCCGGACGACCCGGGCATCCGCCTCGTCGACGTACAGCTTGACCAGAGCGCTCGTGTCCAGGTACAGCCTCACCGGCGGTCCTCGAGCACCGCCCGGGCGACCGAGGGTCCCGTGAGCCGGGCCGGTCGCCTGGCCCCCTTCGGCTTTCCGCCCCCCCAGCGGGCCTCGCCCTTGCTGAGCATGGCCTGGATGCGTCGGTCCTCGCGAGCCTTCGCGGGGGGCGACATGATGGCCACTGGCGTGCCCCGCTCGGGCACCACCACGCGCTCCCCGGCCCGTACTCTCCTGACGTACTGGCTGAGCCGGTTCTTCAGTTCCCTGATCCCGACGGCAACCATCACGGCCTCCTGTGTGGCCACAGTGTTGTCCCTTGTGGCCACACTGTCAAGGCCGGCAGGGTTGGTCAAGCGCAAGGTCAAGCCCCGCCGCGAGGGTACAAAAGAGTTCGGACCCCTGACGCGAAGGCAAGCGGTGGCCCAGTTCCGCGCCTCGCTGCCCACGGTCATCATCCAGAGGCGGTCACCCCTCAGAGGGAGGAAGAAGCCTGATTCGCCAGAAGCATCACCTGAGGCAGCATCGGCTCGATCACCTGATAGACGAAGAACGCACCCTCCTCATGACCGGGCTGCTCCAGGTAGGCAGTCAAGAAATCGGCCGCCATGGCAGCCGATGGAAGGAGGCCCGACGTGTTGAGTGCCCGTCGATACTCTGGAAGTGCCCGCCCCACGGGCCCATCGCCCGCGAGCTCCTGAAAGACGAGGGAATAGAAGCCCAGTCCGAGGGCAGCCACGTCGAACCCCAGGGTCTCCCAGTTTGACGGGATTGGCGGTCGCCCTGCCAAGCGCTCGTGGACCTTGAGGATCCGCTGCGCTTCCTCGGGATCCGCCGCGCCGCCGAACACGTCGGCTGGGGCCCGAGTCGAAAGGTACGTGATCACGCGATCTTCTAGCGCACACCCGATGAGTTCGTACGATTGGTTGTGGCACCGCAACTTCCGGTAGATACGCTGGGCCGCCTCGATGTCGGGAATGAACTCGAGAACGTCCTGAGCCCGCCGTAGCTCCTCCGACACATCCAGGAACCATCCACGTGGCGCTTGATTGTCAGGTGCCAGCTGCCAAGAGAGGTTGTCACGGTCCACGCCTCGATAACGGCGGTCTTCCGCACTTCTCGCGAGAACGTCGATCCACCTGACAAGCAGGCAGCCCGCGAACACGAAGGACTGGCCCGCGGTCCTAGTTCGGGACGAATCCATGATCAACTCTTGATGTGTTGGCTCCACTCGGCGAGCCAGTGCCGCCCGCGGCGCCAGCCGGGCTAGGGCGGTGCCCGGGCCGCCCCAGGAACGCTGCCCATAAACCATCAATGGAAGGAAGCTCCGGAACGGTCGAAGCCGGTGCGGTGCCTGGCGCCGTCGTACTTGTCAGAGCAACTCAGTCTCGATTCTGAGAATGTGTCCATCGCCATCGAGAACGATGACGCCGTCGGTTGGTCTTGAATCGCTCTTTGAGGAGTTCCACAACGCAAAGTAGAAGGCGTCATTAACGCGATCACACGTGAAGCTCATCGCGGGGGCTCCCCTTAGATCCGCCTCGAGTCGCTCGATGACCCTCTCGCCAGCCTGCCGCTTCAGGTCAAGGATCTCAATGCCGACGACGTGTCCTTGAAGATCAAGATCGACAACGAAACCCACCTCTACTTCTCGTTCTGCACCCTGAGAAGGCCGAAGCTCGACGATATACCTCGTGTATGCTCTTGGATACAGCAAGGCAGTCCTCATCGTGGTATCTGTCCGGCTCGAGGTCGCCCGAGGTGCACACTCAGCAGCTGCCCAATGCCTCTCTCGGCCCAGCCCTCTGACTGCAGTGGGGTGAATACGGCCGGCCCTTGGGAGTCTTGCCGTGATCCGCCGATGCCGTCTTGACACCTCCCGTCGGAGGCGGAGGTAACCGCCGCCCGGTGCGAGGGGTCCGCGTAAGTATAGCCGATCCCGAGGTGAGCCAGCGCGGGGGAGCGTGTTACACAAACCCGATCGAGCCCTACTGGACGGTCAGGTCGGCCGAGGCAGGCGGGTAGAGATGAAGTTCAAGATCTACCGGAATGGCGGCCAGTCTCTTCATGACGGTCGCTTCGAGGAAGAACGATCCCTGTCCATTGTCCGCCGCAAACGCACACACCAGCGCGAACTGGCAGCGCCGCGCCAGTTCTCCCATGACGCTGCGATTCTGCTCACAGAACTCGAGCAGCTTCATGACCTTCGCCTCCAGCGCCTCCCATTCCGGAAGACCGCTATCCAGGATCCATGCGGAGTCCCGCCTCAACGGCCCACCGGGGTTACGAGAATCGATGGGTGTGCCCTGCTCAAAGACGCCCGTTGGTTCGGTGTTCAAGATTCTGGTGAAGTCCGCGGTTCCCATGGTGGTGCTCATGATGTGAAGTGACGCGAGACTCCACTTGTCGTCGCTGCTATCCAAGACTCCAGCCTCCTTCTGAGTTGGCCGGAAGGCCCTGTGCCAAGTCTCCCACGTCACTCACCGGCCGACGACGTCGCTAACGTTGCAGACGGAACCGCCCAGACGCCCCTTCCGGTGAACTTCCCCTGACCGCAAGTCCGCCAGAGCGGACCGCAGGCGCCCCGCGGTTCGGACGCAGCGGAGCCAGCCGGATGGGCTGCGGCCACCGAGTAGCTGCAGCACTCAGCCCTGATACTGGCAGTGCCGTGGCAGCGCTCGTACACTCCGTTGAGTTGCTGCGTGACGAACGTTCACTCTCCTGCCGCCGGCGGGTATAGGTCAAGCACAAGGTCAAGCGGAATCGCGGCCAAGCGCCTCATGATCTCCGCTTCGAGGATGAACCCTGCCTGGCCGCTAGCCGCCGCGAGGGCACACGAGAGTTCGAAGTGACAGCGTGGAGCAAGTTCCCG harbors:
- a CDS encoding type II toxin-antitoxin system prevent-host-death family antitoxin, whose protein sequence is MVAVGIRELKNRLSQYVRRVRAGERVVVPERGTPVAIMSPPAKAREDRRIQAMLSKGEARWGGGKPKGARRPARLTGPSVARAVLEDRR
- a CDS encoding DUF2283 domain-containing protein, whose amino-acid sequence is MRTALLYPRAYTRYIVELRPSQGAEREVEVGFVVDLDLQGHVVGIEILDLKRQAGERVIERLEADLRGAPAMSFTCDRVNDAFYFALWNSSKSDSRPTDGVIVLDGDGHILRIETELL
- a CDS encoding DUF4279 domain-containing protein — its product is MDSSDDKWSLASLHIMSTTMGTADFTRILNTEPTGVFEQGTPIDSRNPGGPLRRDSAWILDSGLPEWEALEAKVMKLLEFCEQNRSVMGELARRCQFALVCAFAADNGQGSFFLEATVMKRLAAIPVDLELHLYPPASADLTVQ